A genome region from Drosophila simulans strain w501 chromosome 2R, Prin_Dsim_3.1, whole genome shotgun sequence includes the following:
- the LOC27206608 gene encoding essential MCU regulator, mitochondrial yields MIVPRLALPISLALQRVSRRVAEHPHNLRILQRHMSSVYFRSGAIKPKPEEMPFGLLAIFCAVIPGLFVGATISKNVANFLEENDLFVPADDDDDED; encoded by the coding sequence ATGATTGTCCCACGCCTGGCACTTCCTATTAGCCTTGCCCTGCAGCGCGTCTCGCGCCGGGTGGCGGAACACCCCCATAACCTAAGGATCCTGCAGCGCCACATGTCCAGCGTGTACTTCCGCAGTGGAGCCATCAAACCCAAGCCCGAGGAGATGCCCTTCGGCCTGCTGGCCATCTTCTGTGCCGTCATACCGGGACTCTTCGTGGGCGCCACCATCAGCAAGAACGTGGCCAACTTTCTGGAGGAGAACGATCTGTTCGTGCCCGcggatgacgacgacgacgaggattaA
- the LOC6735058 gene encoding ankyrin repeat domain-containing protein 13C — protein sequence MSSEKEDECDKHKQQATADAKSTSSEDSDEYQSAGEGEDGDGDGDGDSPAEHPPDKTSPTVAVTPTAKATSPLPTVKPTSDALDYPMHRSVFEDDIKSLQRRLLLSTAQDEVGRKDKHGNTPLHLAVMLGRKHAVRLLLAQNAPVKIKNNEGWSPLSEAISYGDRQTITQVLRMLKLQSREHMESRREKLVNALRQMQDFYMEFKWDFQSWLPLVSRILPSDICRLYKSGASIRLDTTLVDFNDMRWERGDISFLFRGEAPARESLVLLDNEQECFQRLRYEESDMEDEVDVLMSTDILATQMSTKTIQFARAQRGWIFRANRKELIGGQYQCEIYTIQGLILKQRKRREHLSHEDLQKNRAIVETITKGGSQQPDTRRSSLGSQHTATPPETNTPTAPNGISLPELPRRSSLQAPPPPTVTWRQYLDAEVGKCPQLGRTPVHKQSNKTLRATVAMSKDFPLSVDMLLDVLEVVAPLKHINKLREFVTLKLPTGFPVKIEIPVLHTVTAKVTFQKFEFRDNIPAKMFEVPSHYWEDVRRFQDL from the coding sequence ATGTCCAGCGAAAAAGAGGACGAGTGCGACAAGCACAAGCAGCAGGCGACGGCGGACGCCAAGTCCACGTCGAGCGAGGATTCGGATGAGTACCAATCGGCCGGTGAGGGCGAGGATGGCGACGGCGATGGTGACGGTGATTCCCCAGCGGAGCACCCGCCTGACAAAACCAGCCCAACGGTCGCCGTCACGCCCACAGCAAAGGCAACATCGCCACTGCCCACTGTGAAGCCAACATCCGATGCCCTGGACTATCCTATGCACCGGAGTGTTTTCGAGGACGACATCAAGTCGCTGCAGCGACGACTTCTCTTGAGCACGGCCCAAGACGAAGTGGGTCGAAAGGATAAACACGGCAATACGCCACTTCATCTGGCCGTAATGCTGGGCAGAAAGCACGCTGTCCGTTTGCTTCTGGCCCAAAACGCCCCCGTAAAGATCAAGAACAATGAGGGCTGGTCCCCGCTGTCCGAGGCCATTAGCTACGGCGACCGCCAGACAATCACCCAGGTGCTGCGAATGCTAAAGCTGCAGTCCCGCGAACACATGGAGAGTCGACGCGAGAAGCTGGTCAACGCGCTGCGCCAGATGCAGGACTTTTACATGGAATTCAAGTGGGATTTTCAGTCCTGGCTGCCACTGGTATCCCGCATCCTGCCCTCGGACATCTGCCGGCTTTACAAGTCGGGCGCCTCCATTCGTTTGGACACCACACTGGTGGACTTCAATGATATGCGTTGGGAGCGAGGGGACATATCGTTCTTGTTTAGAGGTGAGGCGCCGGCAAGGGAATCACTGGTTCTGTTGGACAATGAGCAGGAGTGCTTTCAGCGACTGCGATACGAGGAATCAGACATGGAGGATGAGGTGGATGTGCTCATGTCGACCGATATACTGGCGACCCAGATGTCCACCAAGACGATACAATTCGCACGAGCGCAACGCGGCTGGATATTCCGCGCCAATCGCAAGGAGCTCATTGGGGGCCAATACCAGTGCGAAATCTACACCATCCAGGGCTTAATCCTGAAGCAGCGTAAGAGGCGGGAACACCTGTCACACGAGGATCTACAAAAGAACCGCGCCATTGTCGAGACTATTACCAAGGGTGGCAGCCAGCAGCCGGATACGCGTCGCTCCAGCCTAGGCAGCCAGCACACGGCCACGCCGCCGGAGACCAACACACCGACGGCTCCAAATGGCATCTCACTGCCGGAGCTGCCGCGTCGCAGCTCGCTGCAGGCCCCGCCGCCTCCCACAGTCACCTGGCGTCAGTATCTCGATGCGGAGGTCGGAAAGTGCCCGCAACTGGGCCGGACACCCGTGCACAAGCAATCCAACAAGACGCTGCGAGCAACGGTAGCCATGAGCAAGGACTTTCCACTTAGCGTGGACATGCTGCTGGACGTTCTGGAAGTCGTGGCACCCCTAAAACACATCAACAAGCTGCGCGAATTCGTCACGCTGAAGCTACCGACGGGCTTTCCCGTGAAGATTGAGATACCCGTACTGCACACGGTGACCGCCAAGGTGACGTTCCAAAAATTCGAGTTCCGCGACAACATCCCCGCCAAGATGTTCGAGGTGCCATCGCACTACTGGGAGGATGTGCGTCGCTTTCAGGACTTATGA
- the LOC6735059 gene encoding WD and tetratricopeptide repeats protein 1: MSSDELYRVKYSSSRYQRQHTPLNASSLHWQRQQYGHELDEMLRRRLLASPAYVDRLEQEAVLVGHEGCVNCLEWTTDGMWLASGSDDYRVMIWDPFRKKLVHVIRTKHLGNVFSVKFLPKTNNSIVATCAADKFIYVYDINDPNETLFSCICHYSRAKRLATAQDSPHVFWSAGEDGCILQLDIREPHRCRPEEGIGVRLLNLHDLVENTEAKCLAINPRRTEYLAVGTNDPFARVYDRRKLPSTDGNGLSACVAYYAPGQIVKNISRNIIHEPRGITYLTFNGNGTELLVNIGCEHVYRFDLNHGEPPVFYDLPAFTSTLVHEEEPVKMPHRSRSLPTEIEVHKKEGNNFLENGKLVDAIDAYSAALAKYPQGEVLYLNRATALMRRGWFGDIYAALRDCHEALRLDPSYVKAHFRLARALLELHRPQDADQCLQALIQRFPNFANNHGVLMLNKDIKENRRQTQSPDAPEPQPVETDDGLHYMRLKDAEYDLRSKARDYMQRYVGHCNITTDIKEANYLGSQGEFIAAGSDDGNMYIWEGDTGKIRAVYRADSAIVNCVQPHPSICMLATSGIDHSIKIWSPCAASAEERPNLVADVTRFVEDNQEKMRLDPFELHTRNAYCFNN; the protein is encoded by the exons ATGTCGAGCGATGAACTGTATCGCGTAAAGTACTCTAGTTCGCGCTATCAGCGCCAGCACACGCCCTTGAACGCCAGCTCCTTGCACTGGCAGCGCCAGCAATACGGTCATGAGCTGGACGAGATGCTCCGGCGACGTCTGCTGGCATCTCCGGCCTACGTGGACAGGCTGGAGCAGGAGGCAGTGCTCGTCGGTCACGAGGGCTGCGTCAACTGCCTGGAGTGGACCACTGATGGTATGTGGCTGGCCTCCGGATCCGACGACTATCGTGTGATGATCTGGGATCCGTTCCGAAAGAAGCTGGTTCATGTCATCAGGACCAAGCATCTGGGCAACGTGTTCTCTGTGAAATTTCTGCCCAAGACCAACAACAGCATTGTGGCTACGTGTGCAGCGGATAAGTTCATCTACGTCTACGACATCAACGACCCGAACGAGACACTTTTTTCTTGCATATGCCATTATTCGCGGGCGAAGCGCTTGGCCACCGCCCAGGACTCGCCGCACGTCTTCTGGTCGGCGGGAGAGGATGGCTGCATACTGCAGCTGGATATACGGGAGCCACATCGCTGCCGTCCCGAGGAAGGTATTGGTGTCAGGCTCTTGAACCTGCACGATCTGGTGGAGAACACAGAGGCGAAATGTCTGGCCATAAATCCCAGAAGGACGGAATACCTGGCCGTGGGCACCAACGATCCCTTTGCCCGGGTGTACGATCGCCGCAAGCTGCCATCCACCGACGGCAATG GTCTCTCTGCCTGCGTGGCGTACTATGCTCCCGGACAGATCGTGAAAAACATCAGTCGGAACATTATCCACGAGCCACGGGGAATCACTTATCTTACGttcaatggcaatggcacAGAGCTTCTGGTCAACATCGGTTGCGAGCACGTCTACCGCTTCGATCTGAATCACGGTGAGCCTCCGGTTTTCTACGATCTGCCCGCCTTCACATCAACACTCGTTCATGAGGAGGAGCCGGTGAAGATGCCACACAGAAGTCGCTCGCTGCCAACCGAAATAGAGGTGCATAAGAAGGAGGGCAATAACTTTCTTGAGAATGGCAAACTTGTGGATGCAATTGATGCGTACTCAGCGGCTTTGGCGAAATATCCACAAGGAGAGGTCCTCTATCTGAACAGAGCGACGGCTCTAATGCGACGCGGCTGGTTTGGTGACATATATGCGGCACTTAGGGATTGTCACGAGGCCCTGCGTCTGGATCCCAGTTATGTGAAGGCCCACTTTCGGCTGGCCAGGGCATTGCTTGAGCTGCATCGACCCCAGGATGCGGATCAGTGCTTGCAGGCACTCATTCAGCGTTTCCCCAACTTCGCAAACAATCACGGCGTGCTCATGCTGAACAAGGACATCAAGGAGAATCGACGACAGACACAGAGTCCCGATGCACCCGAGCCACAGCCAGTGGAAACGGATGATGGCTTACACTACATGCGTCTGAAGGACGCCGAATATGATCTCCGTTCCAAGGCGCGCGACTATATGCAACGCTATGTGGGCCACTGCAACATCACGACGGACATAAAGGAGGCCAACTATTTGGGCAGCCAGGGCGAGTTCATAGCCGCTGGTTCGGATGACGGCAACATGTACATTTGGGAGGGAGACACGGGCAAGATACGCGCCGTTTATCGGGCGGACAGTGCCATCGTGAACTGCGTGCAACCGCATCCGAGCATTTGCATGCTGGCCACCAGTGGCATTGACCATAGCATTAAGATCTGGTCGCCGTGCGCCGCCAGCGCCGAGGAGCGACCGAATCTCGTGGCGGATGTGACGCGCTTCGTTGAGGACAACCAGGAGAAGATGCGCCTCGATCCATTCGAACTGCACACGCGCAATGCGTACTGTTTCAATAATTAG
- the LOC6735060 gene encoding longitudinals lacking protein-like: MMSSDQQFFLKWNDFQTNMVTSFRHLRDEKSFTDVTLACEGQTCKAHKMVLSACSPYFKALLEENPSKHPIIILKDVSYIHLQAILEFMYAGEVNVSQEQLPAFLKTADRLKVKGLAETPSSIKREG; this comes from the exons ATGATGTCGTCGGATCAACAGTTCTTTCTGAAATGGAACGATTTTCAAACGAATATGGTGACCTCGTTCCGTCACCTGCGCGACGAGAAGAGCTTCACAGAT GTAACACTCGCCTGCGAGGGCCAAACCTGCAAAGCCCACAAAATGGTGCTTTCCGCTTGCAGTCCCTACTTTAAAGCGCTACTGGAG GAGAACCCATCGAAGCATCCGATCATTATCCTGAAAGATGTATCCTACATTCACCTACAGGCTATACTGGAGTTCATGTACGCCGGTGAGGTGAACGTGTCCCAGGAACAATTGCCAGCATTTCTTAAGACCGCCGATCGCCTCAAAGTGAAAGGCCTGGCAGAGACACCCAGTTCGATAAAGCGGGAAGGTTGA
- the LOC6735061 gene encoding nitric oxide-associated protein 1, producing MFKTTRLYKIINKNVVITFSRRQNTAAEVGQSFRQRAWLLARERYKDHEHVHYSSVLETNIKPSFSIPEAQQNFPDDWMDDYEFYQGAQEGATKQGTPDPSLPASKVPCNGCGADLHCSNASLPGYIPSEIFRGRTQQELQTITCKRCHFLNHYNIALDVEVAPSTYVDTISRIQDKFALAIVLVDLLDFPCSIWPGMQNILGAKRPVFLVGNKVDLLPRDSNIYLQHIKDSLQREFIKHGGGDGLNIKNVSLISAKTGYGIEELITQLHKTWAYKGDVYLVGCTNVGKSSLFNILLNSDYCRPEASDLVRKATTCPWPGTTLKLLRFPILRPSSDRVYQRFQRLVSERSEKAAMEKERRAVARETGSAAAAQPVAPVGRTFDRRESVNDAFAMAGGSRPITTLNDRHKDYKEARWVYDTPGVMQPDQISPLLTAEELVKLQPATMIRPRAFRLRPQMSILLGGLARLDLLEITSPRKHFDWLKVFVFASEHLPIMIADTEAAESVYKRYVGSPFLGVPFSSEDLEARLRRWPGLQCKDGDFVLASEGRNEGTRLNCDITLSSAGWMGFLLPGNSECRLRAWTPQAAGIYRREPALIPLADRLVGKHIRYSLAYNTTKPFVYKK from the coding sequence atgtttaaaaccacacgtttatataaaattataaataaaaatgtggtTATCACATTTTCGAGGCGGCAGAATACGGCCGCTGAAGTGGGACAGAGCTTCCGGCAGAGGGCGTGGCTGCTCGCCAGAGAGCGGTACAAGGATCACGAGCACGTTCATTACAGCTCCGTTCTGGAGACCAATATAAAACCCTCTTTCTCGATTCCTGAGGCACAACAGAATTTTCCCGACGACTGGATGGACGACTACGAGTTCTATCAGGGCGCCCAGGAGGGGGCGACTAAGCAGGGCACACCGGATCCTTCGTTACCCGCCTCAAAGGTTCCATGCAACGGCTGCGGCGCGGATCTGCATTGCTCGAATGCCTCTCTGCCCGGCTATATACCAAGTGAAATATTCAGGGGAAGGACGCAGCAGGAACTGCAAACGATTACCTGCAAGCGTTGTCACTTTCTAAACCACTACAACATCGCACTGGATGTGGAGGTGGCGCCATCGACCTACGTGGACACCATATCACGCATTCAGGACAAATTTGCACTGGCTATTGTGTTGGTGGACCTGCTGGATTTTCCCTGCTCCATTTGGCCGGGCATGCAAAACATATTGGGCGCAAAGCGTCCCGTCTTCCTGGTGGGCAACAAGGTCGATCTGCTGCCGCGCGACTCCAACATCTATCTGCAGCATATTAAGGATTCTCTGCAGCGCGAGTTCATCAAGCATGGCGGTGGAGATGGGCTAAATATCAAGAATGTCAGTTTGATATCCGCCAAAACGGGCTATGGCATCGAGGAGCTAATAACGCAGCTGCACAAAACGTGGGCCTACAAGGGCGATGTCTATCTGGTGGGCTGCACCAATGTAGGCAAGAGCTCGCTGTTCAACATCCTGCTTAACTCGGACTACTGCCGCCCGGAGGCCAGTGACCTGGTGCGCAAGGCCACCACCTGTCCCTGGCCGGGCACCACACTCAAACTGCTGCGGTTTCCGATCCTGCGTCCATCAAGCGATCGAGTCTACCAGCGCTTCCAGAGATTGGTTTCGGAGCGCAGCGAGAAGGCGGCAATGGAAAAGGAGCGTCGCGCAGTGGCAAGGGAAACGGGTTCAgcggcagctgctcaaccagtGGCGCCGGTTGGACGCACCTTCGATCGGCGCGAGAGTGTCAATGATGCCTTTGCCATGGCCGGTGGTTCTCGTCCGATTACAACGCTAAACGATCGGCACAAGGATTACAAGGAAGCGCGTTGGGTCTACGACACACCGGGTGTGATGCAGCCCGACCAAATATCTCCACTACTCACCGCCGAGGAGCTGGTAAAGTTGCAGCCCGCCACCATGATCCGACCGCGCGCCTTTCGCCTGCGGCCCCAGATGAGCATCCTGCTGGGCGGTCTGGCCAGATTGGATCTGCTGGAAATAACAAGCCCAAGGAAGCACTTTGACTGGCTGAAGGTGTTTGTATTTGCCTCAGAGCATCTTCCTATTATGATAGCTGATACAGAGGCGGCGGAAAGTGTGTACAAAAGATACGTGGGTTCGCCCTTTCTGGGTGTTCCCTTCTCCAGCGAGGACTTAGAGGCCCGCCTGCGCCGCTGGCCGGGATTGCAGTGCAAGGATGGGGATTTTGTGCTGGCAAGTGAAGGAAGGAACGAGGGGACGAGGCTTAACTGTGATATTACGCTCAGCTCTGCGGGCTGGATGGGATTCCTACTGCCGGGAAACTCGGAGTGTCGTCTGCGGGCCTGGACACCACAGGCGGCAGGGATTTACAGACGTGAACCCGCATTAATACCTTTAGCCGATCGATTGGTTGGCAAGCACATAAGGTATTCCCTGGCCTACAACACCACAAAgccatttgtttacaaaaaataa
- the LOC6735062 gene encoding CTTNBP2 N-terminal-like protein isoform X1, with the protein MEQNSNSSVADTFAEAPATDAEYGTENCSGSGMSVGDTVSANHEFQTMKPGPGVLHKVLPVANSASSANATNGRTRSEMPHSELVKMLYYLEGELQARDVCIAALRNERVKQLIAQLRTKRLQPNDPYAAIFRDKIALNGNLISRESSTQAAQAEMEVRQIIEQQMEQQYQMVSKQRATHVRMVNILTESLENNQRMLQELEEEKRKHESTTAQGDDITYGLELERNKLKQDLEEERAQVAKMEKDLKKLQETLEYERNRQKQIVLLLIAERKKILMKYIEEGKRSEDLAQILAEEKQRSDTIADGLEEESKKSLRMEEELEKQTHAMEQERKVLFAKLAKEELRVKELEQELNALRSEHEALKKQQQLGGSGSSVAAAKARQFSDDACATPPMVNIAKIVQPTATVSSMPVSGPQTGIARSIAPGQNIRSAGIATAPTGTATAAIAPLTAVLNHTTTITSTTNNTTTSSSSNSSGSIGVAATAAAVAASVETAATVTVPMVAPPSPSPAKMQPTATIQRAPGGKYAALAAAAALDQTTPPHPHPVPIAVPPVTVPPAGARGAPPPIPTKPIVPPKREPSLSRLGSITGSSAIAAATAATTAAGTAKQN; encoded by the exons ATGGAGCAGAACTCGAACAGCAGCGTGGCGGACACGTTTGCGGAGGCACCAGCGACGGACGCGGAGTACGGCACTGAGAACTGTTCCGGATCCGGAATGTCGGTCGGCGACACTGTGAGCGCCAACCACGAGTTCCAGACCATGAAACCGGGTCCCGGTGTGCTGCACAAGGTGTTGCCGGTGGCCAATAGCGCCAGCAGCGCTAACGCAACCAACGGACGCACGCGCTCCGAGATGCCGCACAGCGAGCTGGTAAAGATGCTGTACTACCTGGAGGGCGAACTGCAGGCAAGGGATGTCTGCATAGCCGCCCTGAGGAACGAGCGGGTGAAGCAGCTGATTGCCCAGCTGCGCACCAAGCGACTGCAGCCGAACGATCCGTATGCGGCCATATTCCGGGACAAGATCGCACTCAATGGCAATCTGATATCGAGGGAGTCGTCTACGCAGGCGGCGCAAGCGGAGATGGAGGTGCGCCAGATCATTGAGCAGCAAATGGAGCAGCAGTATCAGATGGTTAGCAAGCAGAGGGCCACGCATGTGCGTATGGTCAACATATTGACCGAATCGCTGGAAAACAATCAGCGTATGCTCCAGGAGCTAGAGGAGGAGAAGCGCAAGCACGAGAGCACCACGGCTCAGGGCGACGACATCACCTACGGCCTGGAATTGGAGCGCAACAAGCTGAAGCAGGACCTCGAGGAGGAGCGCGCTCAGGTGGCCAAAATGGAGAAGGATCTGAAGAAGCTGCAGGAGACGCTCGAGTACGAGCGCAATCGACAAAAGCAgattgtgctgctgctgattgcgGAGCGCAAAAAGATCCTCATGAAGTATATTGAAGAAG GGAAACGGTCGGAGGATCTGGCCCAAATCCTGGCCGAGGAGAAGCAGCGCTCGGACACCATTGCCGACGGTCTGGAGGAGGAGAGCAAAAAGTCGCTGCGCATGGAGGAGGAACTGGAGAAGCAAACGCATGCCATGGAGCAGGAGCGCAAAGTCCTGTTTGCCAAACTAGCCAAGGAGGAACTCCG GGTtaaggagctggagcaggaacTCAACGCCCTACGGAGCGAGCACGAGGCTCtgaaaaagcagcagcaactgggTGGCAGCGGCTCGTCCGTGGCCGCCGCCAAGGCGCGACAGTTCAGCG ACGACGcctgtgccacgccccccatgGTGAACATCGCCAAGATCGTGCAGCCAACAGCCACGGTTAGCAGCATGCCGGTCTCGGGACCACAGACCGGCATAGCCCGCTCCATTGCGCCGGGCCAGAACATCCGGAGCGCTGGAATCGCAACGGCGCCCACGGGCACGGCCACAGCAGCAATAGCACCACTAACTGCCGTGCTCAACCACACTACCACCATCACCAGCACCACGaacaacaccaccaccagcagcagcagcaactccagcGGCAGCATTGgagtagcagcaacagctgcagcagtaGCTGCATCCGTTGAGACGGCTGCTACGGTCACCGTGCCCATGGTGGCGCCACCCTCACCCTCTCCGGCAAAGATGCAGCCGACGGCCACCATCCAGCGGGCGCCCGGCGGCAAGTATGCCGCACTGGCTGCGGCAGCTGCCCTCGACCAGACAACACCACCGCATCCTCATCCCGTTCCCATTGCCGTGCCGCCGGTTACGGTGCCGCCAGCGGGCGCTCGCGGTGCACCGCCACCCATACCAACCAAGCCGATCGTGCCACCCAAGCGGGAGCCATCGCTCTCCCGGCTGGGCTCGATTACGGGCAGCAGTGCCATAGCGGCTGCCACCGCAGCCACCACGGCCGCGGGCACGGCGAAGCAGAATTAG
- the LOC6735062 gene encoding CTTNBP2 N-terminal-like protein isoform X2 yields the protein MEQNSNSSVADTFAEAPATDAEYGTENCSGSGMSVGDTVSANHEFQTMKPGPGVLHKVLPVANSASSANATNGRTRSEMPHSELVKMLYYLEGELQARDVCIAALRNERVKQLIAQLRTKRLQPNDPYAAIFRDKIALNGNLISRESSTQAAQAEMEVRQIIEQQMEQQYQMVSKQRATHVRMVNILTESLENNQRMLQELEEEKRKHESTTAQGDDITYGLELERNKLKQDLEEERAQVAKMEKDLKKLQETLEYERNRQKQIVLLLIAERKKILMKYIEEGKRSEDLAQILAEEKQRSDTIADGLEEESKKSLRMEEELEKQTHAMEQERKVLFAKLAKEELRVKELEQELNALRSEHEALKKQQQLGGSGSSVAAAKARQFSAEIFC from the exons ATGGAGCAGAACTCGAACAGCAGCGTGGCGGACACGTTTGCGGAGGCACCAGCGACGGACGCGGAGTACGGCACTGAGAACTGTTCCGGATCCGGAATGTCGGTCGGCGACACTGTGAGCGCCAACCACGAGTTCCAGACCATGAAACCGGGTCCCGGTGTGCTGCACAAGGTGTTGCCGGTGGCCAATAGCGCCAGCAGCGCTAACGCAACCAACGGACGCACGCGCTCCGAGATGCCGCACAGCGAGCTGGTAAAGATGCTGTACTACCTGGAGGGCGAACTGCAGGCAAGGGATGTCTGCATAGCCGCCCTGAGGAACGAGCGGGTGAAGCAGCTGATTGCCCAGCTGCGCACCAAGCGACTGCAGCCGAACGATCCGTATGCGGCCATATTCCGGGACAAGATCGCACTCAATGGCAATCTGATATCGAGGGAGTCGTCTACGCAGGCGGCGCAAGCGGAGATGGAGGTGCGCCAGATCATTGAGCAGCAAATGGAGCAGCAGTATCAGATGGTTAGCAAGCAGAGGGCCACGCATGTGCGTATGGTCAACATATTGACCGAATCGCTGGAAAACAATCAGCGTATGCTCCAGGAGCTAGAGGAGGAGAAGCGCAAGCACGAGAGCACCACGGCTCAGGGCGACGACATCACCTACGGCCTGGAATTGGAGCGCAACAAGCTGAAGCAGGACCTCGAGGAGGAGCGCGCTCAGGTGGCCAAAATGGAGAAGGATCTGAAGAAGCTGCAGGAGACGCTCGAGTACGAGCGCAATCGACAAAAGCAgattgtgctgctgctgattgcgGAGCGCAAAAAGATCCTCATGAAGTATATTGAAGAAG GGAAACGGTCGGAGGATCTGGCCCAAATCCTGGCCGAGGAGAAGCAGCGCTCGGACACCATTGCCGACGGTCTGGAGGAGGAGAGCAAAAAGTCGCTGCGCATGGAGGAGGAACTGGAGAAGCAAACGCATGCCATGGAGCAGGAGCGCAAAGTCCTGTTTGCCAAACTAGCCAAGGAGGAACTCCG GGTtaaggagctggagcaggaacTCAACGCCCTACGGAGCGAGCACGAGGCTCtgaaaaagcagcagcaactgggTGGCAGCGGCTCGTCCGTGGCCGCCGCCAAGGCGCGACAGTTCAGCG CCGAAATCTTTTGTTAG